Proteins co-encoded in one Pseudarthrobacter chlorophenolicus A6 genomic window:
- the folB gene encoding dihydroneopterin aldolase: MDRITLTGVTAVGHHGVFDFERREGQPFVVDAVLYLDFAAAALSDDVSDTAHYGEVAQRITEWISGEPLNLIEALAVRIADGLLSEFGLQAVDITVHKPQAPIEVPFGDVAVSVHRERPAAVSGGPVEPASGGTP; encoded by the coding sequence ATGGACAGGATTACGCTGACCGGTGTGACGGCCGTCGGCCATCATGGTGTGTTTGATTTTGAACGCCGCGAGGGCCAGCCTTTTGTTGTGGACGCAGTCCTCTACCTCGATTTCGCCGCCGCCGCTCTGTCCGACGACGTCAGCGACACCGCACACTACGGTGAGGTGGCGCAGCGTATTACCGAATGGATCTCCGGCGAGCCGCTGAACCTCATCGAGGCCCTGGCGGTCCGGATCGCCGACGGCCTGCTGTCCGAGTTCGGCCTCCAGGCCGTGGACATCACTGTGCACAAACCCCAGGCGCCCATCGAGGTGCCCTTCGGGGACGTGGCAGTGTCCGTGCACCGGGAACGGCCCGCGGCCGTTTCCGGCGGTCCGGTGGAACCCGCTTCCGGGGGCACCCCGTGA
- the folE gene encoding GTP cyclohydrolase I FolE has translation MTSFDDDAVSASAAYPAEDGSAHAPHHKVDRPRIEAAVREILLAIGEDPDRGGLIDTPKRVAKAYAEVFAGLHQDPADVLSTTFELDHEELVLVKDIPFYSTCEHHLVPFHGVAHVGYIPSHDGRVTGLSKLARLVDIYARRPQVQERLTTEIVEALVRHLKPRGAIVVVECEHMCMSMRGIRKPGAKTVTSAVRGQLHDPATRAEAMSLILGR, from the coding sequence GTGACTTCCTTCGACGACGACGCCGTTTCCGCCTCCGCCGCCTACCCGGCGGAGGACGGCTCCGCCCATGCCCCGCACCACAAGGTGGACCGGCCAAGGATTGAAGCGGCTGTCCGCGAGATCCTCCTGGCCATCGGCGAGGACCCGGACCGTGGCGGACTCATCGACACCCCCAAGCGGGTGGCGAAGGCGTACGCCGAGGTTTTTGCGGGACTGCACCAGGACCCCGCGGACGTCCTGTCCACCACATTCGAACTGGACCATGAAGAACTGGTCCTGGTGAAGGACATCCCCTTCTACTCCACCTGCGAGCACCATCTGGTGCCGTTCCACGGTGTGGCCCACGTCGGCTACATTCCCTCCCATGACGGGAGGGTCACCGGGCTGAGCAAGCTGGCCCGGCTCGTGGACATCTACGCCCGCCGCCCCCAGGTTCAGGAGCGGCTCACCACGGAGATCGTCGAAGCGCTGGTCCGCCATCTCAAGCCGCGTGGCGCCATCGTCGTTGTCGAATGCGAGCACATGTGCATGTCAATGCGCGGTATCCGCAAGCCCGGAGCAAAGACCGTCACCAGTGCGGTCCGCGGGCAGCTTCATGACCCGGCCACCCGTGCCGAAGCCATGAGCCTCATCCTCGGAAGGTAA
- a CDS encoding VOC family protein, whose protein sequence is MQLGGFSVGLAVQDLAASMEFYRKLGFTQYAGSPDQNWVIMKNGTNNIGLFKGILEKNVLIFNPGWDQDAKPLESFTDVRELQEQLRAQGVPFAAEADAQTTGPASAILIDPDGNPVYLDQHV, encoded by the coding sequence ATGCAGCTCGGTGGTTTCTCGGTAGGCCTTGCCGTGCAGGACCTCGCTGCTTCCATGGAGTTCTACCGGAAGCTCGGGTTTACTCAGTATGCGGGCAGCCCGGACCAGAACTGGGTCATCATGAAGAACGGGACCAACAACATCGGGCTGTTCAAAGGCATCCTCGAGAAGAACGTGCTGATCTTCAACCCTGGCTGGGACCAGGACGCCAAGCCCCTGGAATCATTCACCGACGTACGGGAACTCCAGGAGCAGCTACGGGCGCAGGGAGTGCCGTTTGCCGCCGAGGCCGATGCCCAAACCACCGGGCCGGCGAGTGCCATCCTGATTGACCCCGACGGCAACCCCGTCTACCTGGACCAGCACGTCTGA
- a CDS encoding zinc-dependent metalloprotease translates to MESTAAQSAPISSADAASLINWDLAASTAARLAPAGPDLKPVAINEAVDSLRRLADASVPHVHEITGLEAARDLRDSSVLVVDRASWAKANTQSFAVMLKPAMQKMLDNRRGSLSPSAASVSGAITGSQLGAVLAFLSSKVLGQYDPFAALAENSSAPAAGRLLLVAPNIVSVERELNVTPEDFRLWVCLHEQTHRVQFAAAPWLRHHMLDQIDNLSGHLLGNVDSLMDRASAAARSLKDRSASGNTPGRGAILDLLQDPEEKAAISHLTAVMSLLEGHANVVMDAVDASIVPSVKTIRQRFNDRGKDRGVVEKFIRSLLGLDAKMRQYSDGARFVRAVVAVAGMEGFNRVWESADHLPTEPEIHDAKLWLERMGL, encoded by the coding sequence ATGGAGTCCACTGCAGCCCAGTCCGCCCCCATCTCATCTGCTGATGCCGCTTCCCTGATCAACTGGGACCTGGCAGCATCCACGGCGGCACGGCTGGCTCCTGCCGGGCCGGACCTGAAGCCGGTGGCCATCAACGAAGCCGTGGACAGCCTTCGCCGGCTCGCCGACGCCTCCGTTCCGCACGTTCACGAGATCACCGGGCTGGAAGCTGCCAGGGACCTCCGGGATTCCTCGGTGCTGGTGGTTGACCGGGCATCGTGGGCCAAGGCAAACACTCAATCTTTCGCTGTGATGCTGAAGCCGGCCATGCAGAAGATGCTGGACAACCGGCGCGGGTCCTTGAGCCCGTCCGCGGCCAGCGTCAGCGGCGCCATCACCGGCAGCCAGCTGGGTGCCGTCCTGGCGTTCCTGTCCAGCAAGGTCCTGGGCCAGTACGATCCGTTTGCTGCGCTGGCCGAAAATTCCTCCGCCCCGGCTGCCGGGCGGCTCCTGCTGGTGGCCCCCAACATCGTCTCGGTGGAACGCGAACTTAATGTCACCCCGGAGGACTTCCGGCTGTGGGTCTGCCTGCACGAACAGACCCACAGGGTCCAGTTCGCCGCCGCACCGTGGCTGCGCCACCACATGCTGGACCAGATCGACAACCTCAGCGGGCACCTGCTGGGCAATGTCGATTCGCTGATGGACCGGGCCTCGGCGGCTGCGCGCTCACTGAAGGACCGTTCGGCCTCTGGGAACACGCCTGGCCGCGGCGCCATCCTGGACCTGCTGCAGGATCCGGAGGAGAAAGCCGCCATCTCGCACCTGACGGCCGTGATGAGCCTGCTCGAGGGCCACGCCAACGTGGTGATGGACGCCGTGGACGCCAGCATTGTCCCCTCCGTCAAGACCATCCGTCAGCGGTTCAACGACCGCGGCAAGGACCGCGGCGTGGTGGAGAAGTTCATCCGCAGCCTGCTGGGCCTGGACGCCAAGATGCGGCAGTACTCCGACGGCGCCCGCTTTGTCCGCGCCGTGGTGGCCGTGGCCGGCATGGAGGGCTTCAACCGGGTCTGGGAGTCGGCCGACCACCTGCCCACCGAGCCCGAGATCCACGATGCCAAGCTGTGGCTTGAGCGGATGGGCCTGTAA
- the folK gene encoding 2-amino-4-hydroxy-6-hydroxymethyldihydropteridine diphosphokinase has product MNAVYTKAVLALGSNLGERNDTLSGAVADLVDPPEVRLLAVSPIIQTKAVGGPPGQPDFLNMVLTVETSLAPHELLEHCQAVENKHHRVREVRWGPRTLDVDIITYGDVRSDDPVLTLPHPRAAGRAFVLYPWSLIDPAATLEGERISTLAARAADYGDLAPFDGFGDFDGMPTAGAVTDR; this is encoded by the coding sequence GTGAACGCGGTCTACACCAAGGCGGTCCTGGCCCTGGGAAGCAACCTCGGCGAACGCAACGACACCCTGTCCGGCGCGGTAGCTGACCTTGTTGACCCGCCGGAGGTGCGCCTCCTTGCGGTGTCCCCGATCATCCAGACCAAAGCCGTGGGCGGTCCGCCCGGGCAACCTGACTTCCTGAACATGGTCCTCACCGTTGAAACCAGCCTGGCTCCCCATGAGCTGCTGGAGCATTGCCAGGCGGTGGAGAACAAGCACCACCGGGTCCGCGAGGTGCGCTGGGGGCCCCGCACGCTCGACGTCGACATCATCACCTACGGCGACGTGCGCAGCGACGACCCCGTACTGACCCTGCCGCACCCGCGCGCCGCCGGCAGGGCTTTCGTGCTGTACCCGTGGTCCCTGATCGACCCCGCCGCCACCCTTGAGGGGGAGCGCATCAGTACCCTCGCCGCCCGGGCGGCGGACTACGGCGACCTTGCCCCGTTCGATGGTTTCGGCGACTTTGACGGGATGCCGACCGCCGGGGCGGTGACAGACCGTTGA
- the hpt gene encoding hypoxanthine phosphoribosyltransferase, with translation MDSNDVQADLKHVLYTKEQIQQRITELAAQIDKDYEGRELLIVGVLKGAVMVMADLARALHSHVSMDWMAVSSYGSGTQSSGVVRILKDLDTDLMGKDVLIVEDIIDSGLTLSWLKTNLESRGTASVEICTAFRKPTAAKVQIDVKYVGYDIPNEFVVGYGLDYAEKYRNLDFVGTLAPHVYE, from the coding sequence GTGGATTCAAACGACGTCCAGGCAGACCTCAAGCACGTTCTCTACACCAAGGAACAGATCCAGCAGCGCATCACCGAACTCGCTGCCCAGATCGACAAGGACTACGAAGGCCGCGAACTGCTCATCGTGGGCGTGCTCAAGGGCGCGGTCATGGTTATGGCGGACCTGGCCCGTGCACTGCACAGCCACGTCTCGATGGACTGGATGGCTGTGTCCTCCTACGGCTCCGGCACCCAGTCCTCCGGCGTGGTGCGCATCCTGAAGGACCTGGACACTGACCTCATGGGAAAGGACGTCCTGATCGTTGAGGACATCATCGATTCCGGCCTTACCCTGTCCTGGCTGAAGACCAACCTGGAGTCCCGCGGCACCGCATCGGTGGAAATCTGCACCGCCTTCCGCAAGCCCACCGCCGCCAAGGTCCAGATCGACGTCAAGTACGTGGGCTACGACATCCCCAACGAGTTCGTGGTGGGCTACGGCCTGGATTACGCCGAGAAGTACCGCAACCTGGACTTCGTGGGCACCCTCGCACCGCACGTCTACGAGTAG
- the tilS gene encoding tRNA lysidine(34) synthetase TilS translates to MLGDALAQAGYPAHVLVACSGGPDSMALAAVASYFARRGSIDSHPVTVGAVVVDHQLQEGSGRVAADTAGALRELGLAPVDVHTVTVAGAGMGPEAAAREARHAALEAAAADQGAGAILLGHTLDDQAEQVLLGLARGSGTRSLAGMRPTRAGAGSAVLLRPFLGLRRADTEEICEVEELDPWHDPTNTDPAFARSRTRVEVLPHLEEKLGPGVAESLARTASILQLDADYLEDVAESTYTSLVQWNGGEASLPEDALRDLAPAIRFRVIAKAAAGVGGQQPSYRRLVAAEALLRRQGSAGPVQLPGGVAAYRLSLAELEGPGTADRPGTGPREPARCGKLVFRPQKPATH, encoded by the coding sequence ATGCTGGGTGACGCCCTGGCGCAGGCCGGCTATCCGGCGCACGTCCTGGTGGCCTGCAGCGGCGGGCCCGACTCGATGGCGCTCGCCGCCGTCGCTTCCTACTTTGCCCGCCGCGGCAGCATTGACAGCCACCCAGTCACGGTCGGGGCCGTGGTGGTGGACCACCAGCTGCAGGAAGGTTCCGGCCGTGTCGCTGCCGACACCGCCGGCGCACTTCGGGAACTGGGCCTCGCCCCGGTGGATGTCCACACGGTGACGGTGGCAGGCGCCGGCATGGGCCCCGAAGCCGCCGCCCGCGAGGCCCGCCACGCGGCTCTCGAGGCGGCAGCGGCGGACCAGGGTGCCGGCGCCATCCTGCTGGGGCACACCTTGGATGACCAGGCCGAGCAGGTGCTGCTGGGCTTGGCCCGCGGATCCGGAACCCGTTCCCTCGCCGGCATGCGGCCCACCCGCGCAGGGGCCGGAAGCGCCGTGCTGCTCCGTCCGTTCCTGGGACTCCGCCGGGCCGACACGGAGGAGATTTGCGAGGTGGAGGAGCTGGACCCCTGGCACGATCCCACCAACACGGATCCCGCGTTCGCCCGTTCCCGGACCCGGGTGGAAGTCCTCCCTCACCTGGAGGAAAAACTTGGCCCCGGGGTCGCGGAATCCCTGGCGCGCACCGCCTCCATCCTGCAACTCGATGCCGACTACCTCGAGGATGTGGCGGAAAGCACCTACACGTCCCTGGTGCAGTGGAACGGAGGCGAAGCAAGCCTCCCGGAGGACGCCCTGCGCGACCTTGCCCCCGCCATCAGGTTCCGTGTGATCGCCAAGGCCGCGGCCGGCGTCGGCGGCCAGCAGCCCAGCTATCGGCGCCTTGTGGCGGCCGAAGCGCTGCTGCGGAGGCAGGGTTCCGCCGGCCCGGTGCAGCTGCCCGGCGGGGTTGCCGCCTACCGGTTGTCGCTGGCCGAACTCGAAGGTCCCGGGACCGCAGACCGCCCCGGGACCGGTCCCCGCGAACCCGCGCGCTGTGGGAAGCTAGTATTCCGGCCGCAAAAACCGGCCACACATTAG
- the ftsH gene encoding ATP-dependent zinc metalloprotease FtsH — protein sequence MKAKNFFKGPGIWIVVVVGLLLVAFATLAPGGASRIDTDKGLELLAGTNVEQAKIFDGENRVDLTLKDDLEVDGQNKGKSVQFFFVDARATDVVKAVTDSKPAQGYTDQPIESNWFSGLLSLLIPVILLGALFWFLMTRMQGGGSKIMQFGKSKAKMVSKDMPQVTFADVAGSDEAVEELQEIKEFLQEPAKFQAVGAKIPKGVLLYGPPGTGKTLLARAVAGEAGVPFFSISGSDFVEMFVGVGASRVRDLFEQAKANSPAIIFVDEIDAVGRHRGAGIGGGNDEREQTLNQLLVEMDGFDVKTNVILIAATNRPDVLDPALLRPGRFDRQIGVEAPDMIGRDQILQVHAKGKPMAPGVDLKAVAKKTPGYTGADLANVLNEAALLTARSNANLIDDRALDEAIDRVMAGPQKRSRVMKEHERKITAYHEGGHALVAAALRNSAPVTKITILPRGRALGYTMVVPDNDKYSVTRNELLDQMAYAMGGRVAEEIVFHDPSTGASNDIEKATGTARKMVTEYGMSERVGAVRLGQGGGEPFLGRDAGHERNYSDQIAYVVDEEVRRLIDQAHDEAYAILTENRDVLDSLALELLERETLNQAEIADIFRDIRKRDFREVWLSKESRPVQTAGPVESQRERAEREAQEEAKQARLDEPLDAQPPHPQGVPEDAPFQGGVPESGPDTLRG from the coding sequence ATGAAAGCTAAGAATTTCTTCAAGGGCCCGGGCATCTGGATCGTCGTTGTTGTCGGTCTGCTCCTGGTGGCCTTTGCAACGCTGGCCCCCGGCGGTGCGTCGCGGATCGACACCGATAAGGGCCTGGAACTGCTTGCCGGCACCAACGTGGAGCAGGCCAAGATCTTCGACGGTGAGAACCGCGTTGACCTCACCCTGAAGGATGACCTGGAGGTGGACGGCCAGAACAAGGGCAAGAGCGTCCAGTTCTTCTTCGTCGATGCCCGCGCCACGGACGTGGTCAAGGCCGTTACCGATTCCAAGCCGGCGCAGGGCTACACGGACCAGCCCATCGAGAGCAACTGGTTCTCCGGCCTGCTGTCCCTCCTCATTCCCGTCATCCTGCTGGGCGCCCTCTTCTGGTTCCTCATGACCCGCATGCAGGGCGGCGGCTCCAAGATCATGCAGTTCGGCAAGTCCAAGGCCAAGATGGTCAGCAAGGACATGCCGCAGGTGACCTTCGCGGACGTTGCCGGCTCGGATGAAGCCGTGGAAGAGCTCCAGGAGATCAAGGAATTCCTCCAGGAGCCGGCCAAGTTCCAGGCTGTCGGCGCCAAGATCCCCAAGGGCGTGCTGCTGTACGGCCCTCCCGGTACCGGTAAGACCCTGCTGGCCCGTGCCGTTGCCGGTGAAGCAGGCGTCCCCTTCTTCTCGATCTCCGGCTCGGACTTCGTGGAAATGTTCGTGGGCGTTGGTGCGTCCCGCGTCCGCGACCTCTTCGAACAGGCCAAGGCCAACTCCCCGGCGATCATCTTCGTGGACGAGATCGACGCCGTCGGCCGCCACCGCGGCGCCGGCATCGGCGGCGGCAACGACGAACGCGAGCAGACCCTCAACCAGCTGCTGGTGGAGATGGACGGCTTCGACGTCAAGACCAACGTCATCCTGATCGCCGCCACCAACCGGCCCGACGTCCTGGACCCCGCCCTGCTGCGGCCGGGGCGCTTCGACCGGCAGATCGGCGTCGAGGCGCCGGACATGATCGGCCGCGACCAGATCCTGCAGGTGCACGCCAAGGGCAAGCCGATGGCTCCCGGCGTTGACCTCAAGGCTGTCGCCAAGAAGACCCCCGGCTACACCGGCGCGGACCTGGCCAACGTGCTCAACGAGGCCGCACTGCTGACTGCCCGCTCCAACGCCAACCTCATTGACGACCGCGCCCTGGACGAGGCAATCGACCGTGTGATGGCCGGCCCGCAGAAGCGCAGCCGGGTCATGAAGGAACACGAACGCAAGATCACCGCCTACCACGAAGGCGGCCACGCCCTGGTGGCGGCTGCCCTGCGGAACTCGGCCCCGGTCACCAAAATCACCATCCTTCCCCGCGGCCGCGCCCTGGGCTACACCATGGTGGTTCCGGACAACGATAAGTACTCCGTCACCCGCAACGAGCTCCTGGACCAAATGGCGTACGCCATGGGCGGCCGCGTTGCAGAGGAGATCGTGTTCCACGATCCGTCCACCGGCGCCTCGAACGACATCGAGAAGGCCACCGGCACCGCCCGCAAGATGGTCACCGAATATGGCATGAGCGAACGCGTGGGCGCCGTGCGCCTGGGCCAGGGCGGCGGCGAACCGTTCCTGGGCCGCGACGCCGGGCACGAGCGCAACTACTCCGACCAGATCGCCTACGTGGTGGACGAGGAAGTGCGCCGCCTGATCGACCAGGCACACGACGAGGCGTACGCCATCCTCACCGAGAACCGTGACGTCCTGGACAGCCTCGCCCTGGAGCTGCTGGAGCGCGAAACCCTTAACCAGGCCGAAATCGCCGACATATTCCGTGACATCCGCAAGCGCGATTTCCGCGAGGTGTGGCTGTCCAAGGAATCCCGCCCGGTCCAGACCGCAGGCCCCGTGGAATCCCAGCGGGAGCGGGCAGAACGCGAGGCCCAGGAGGAAGCAAAGCAGGCCCGCCTGGATGAGCCGCTGGACGCCCAGCCACCGCATCCGCAGGGCGTTCCGGAAGACGCACCGTTCCAGGGAGGCGTCCCCGAATCGGGGCCGGACACCCTTCGCGGCTAA
- a CDS encoding LacI family DNA-binding transcriptional regulator, with translation MARSNIGIKDVAVAAGVSATTVSHVLNDVTYARISPETRTKVKAAAEQLGYGPNRVAQALRNRRTGVLGLVSEDVATTPHAGRIILGADDAARARGYTLMLINTAASAGPQSREGDVEAVLERQVDGILYATMYHRVLDAPANLGKVPAVLVDAVTADGRFPSVVPDEYGGARTAVRALLDAGHTRIGFINNVQDVPSTSERLRGFRDTLTAAGLDGGLAPVEASSSDAAGGYAAAARILRRGHPPSGLFCYNDQMAMGAYRAAAELGLSIPGDLSVVGFDDQELVAGSLFPGLTTVALPHYGMGAWAANHLIDALEGAGDGSSAGTTVLECPLVTRASVAAPRNP, from the coding sequence TTGGCAAGGTCAAATATTGGCATCAAGGATGTCGCAGTGGCCGCAGGGGTGTCGGCCACCACGGTGTCGCACGTCCTGAACGACGTCACATATGCGCGGATCAGCCCCGAAACCCGCACAAAGGTGAAGGCCGCCGCGGAGCAGCTGGGCTACGGGCCCAACCGGGTTGCGCAGGCCCTGCGCAACCGCCGCACCGGCGTGCTGGGGCTGGTCAGCGAGGACGTGGCCACCACGCCGCATGCCGGACGGATCATCCTGGGTGCGGATGACGCCGCACGAGCCCGCGGCTACACCCTCATGCTCATCAACACCGCTGCCAGCGCCGGGCCCCAATCGCGGGAAGGCGATGTGGAAGCCGTCCTGGAACGGCAGGTGGACGGCATCCTCTACGCCACCATGTACCACCGGGTCCTGGACGCGCCGGCGAACCTCGGCAAGGTGCCGGCCGTCCTGGTGGATGCCGTCACCGCTGACGGGCGCTTCCCCTCCGTCGTCCCGGACGAATACGGCGGCGCCCGCACCGCTGTCCGCGCCCTGCTGGACGCCGGCCACACCCGCATCGGATTCATCAACAACGTCCAGGACGTGCCGTCCACCTCGGAACGGCTCCGCGGTTTCCGCGACACGCTCACCGCGGCAGGGCTCGACGGCGGCCTGGCGCCGGTGGAGGCGTCGTCGTCGGACGCTGCGGGCGGGTACGCGGCAGCGGCGAGGATCCTGCGGCGCGGACACCCGCCGTCGGGCCTGTTCTGCTACAACGACCAGATGGCCATGGGCGCCTACCGTGCGGCCGCGGAACTGGGCCTCAGCATCCCCGGCGACCTCTCCGTCGTCGGGTTCGACGACCAGGAACTGGTGGCCGGCAGCCTCTTTCCCGGGCTGACCACCGTGGCGCTGCCCCACTACGGGATGGGCGCCTGGGCAGCCAACCACCTCATCGATGCGCTCGAGGGCGCAGGCGACGGTTCTTCCGCCGGGACCACCGTCCTGGAGTGCCCGTTGGTGACCCGCGCGTCCGTCGCCGCACCCCGGAACCCCTAG
- the folP gene encoding dihydropteroate synthase: protein MDSLAAAPGTGPATSPLPILRKPRPAARFEDLPTDRTLVMGILNVTPDSFSDGGKHATADTAIAAGLRMFYAGADIIDVGGESTRPGADDVSPDEEQKRVIPVIEALVKAGALVSIDTTHAVTAAAALKAGAAIINDVSGLTIEPEMAELVASSKAPYILTHRRGDARTMNSLAEYTDVAGEVVAELAGVRDKLYAAGVSAEQIIVDPGLGFAKNDAHNWELLQNLEQLEALGHRVLVAASRKRFLGTLLTVAGKSAAPEERDGATAAITAISASRGAWAVRVHDVGSSLDAVKVAARMAAVPKAP from the coding sequence ATGGACTCACTAGCTGCAGCCCCGGGAACCGGGCCCGCAACCTCGCCGCTGCCCATCCTGCGCAAACCGCGCCCGGCCGCCCGCTTTGAGGACCTGCCCACGGACCGCACCCTGGTCATGGGCATCCTCAACGTCACCCCCGATTCGTTCAGCGACGGCGGCAAGCACGCCACGGCGGACACCGCCATCGCCGCGGGCCTGCGCATGTTCTACGCCGGTGCGGACATCATCGACGTCGGGGGCGAGTCGACGCGCCCCGGCGCTGATGACGTCTCCCCGGACGAGGAGCAGAAGCGTGTCATCCCCGTTATCGAAGCCCTGGTCAAGGCCGGTGCCCTGGTCAGCATTGACACCACCCACGCCGTCACCGCAGCTGCTGCCCTGAAGGCTGGCGCCGCCATCATCAACGACGTTTCCGGGCTGACCATCGAACCCGAAATGGCCGAACTCGTGGCCTCGTCCAAGGCGCCGTACATCCTTACCCACCGCCGCGGCGATGCCCGCACCATGAACTCCCTCGCGGAGTACACGGACGTGGCCGGCGAAGTGGTGGCAGAACTGGCCGGAGTGCGGGACAAACTGTACGCCGCAGGCGTCAGCGCTGAGCAGATCATCGTGGACCCCGGCCTGGGCTTTGCGAAGAACGACGCCCACAACTGGGAGCTGCTGCAGAACCTGGAGCAGCTGGAGGCCCTGGGCCACCGCGTCCTGGTGGCGGCATCCCGCAAGAGGTTCCTTGGCACCCTCCTGACGGTTGCCGGCAAATCCGCTGCTCCGGAAGAGCGGGACGGAGCAACCGCGGCCATCACGGCCATCAGTGCCTCCCGCGGCGCCTGGGCCGTCCGGGTGCACGACGTCGGATCCAGCCTTGACGCCGTCAAGGTCGCCGCGCGCATGGCGGCAGTACCCAAAGCACCGTAA
- the dacB gene encoding D-alanyl-D-alanine carboxypeptidase/D-alanyl-D-alanine endopeptidase — MTKTTSAEAWHRRALKAAALGLPDRSAGPGKPWHLLLLAALLLVLALPAAALVVPGFVGPEPPAPAPEAPPWQREPSAVASPQGLAPLQSTAPVPDPAVLAARVDPLLQADGGGTFTGIVQDALTGQVLFDRGGADGRVPASNMKLLTSVAALRALGPEHTFATRVVAGPAANQVVLVGGGDVLLGPGESKPGEVMGRAGLTTLAAQTVASLQANGATGEIKVLLDDSLFTGPALNPAWQEGDVAAGEVAPVYPLAMNSARYDPAVTTGPRPQDAAQSAAEEFASRLRAAGAAAGLAVAAGVERSPGAGSTKPTAGTERPEVLAEVQSATVASQVDLLLQESDNYLAEVMGRMASIADGGPGSNDGATAAVSNQLAQAGIAAGPLTLVDVCGLAMGNQVSAAQFAEVVRAITTGTDARLRAALDGFPVAGLTGTLDSRYGDESTVQGAGLVRAKTGTLNTVLALSGYVVDADGRLLVFSFIGNGLTPGAAGNKVALDRAATALAGCGCR; from the coding sequence ATGACCAAAACCACCAGCGCGGAAGCATGGCACCGCCGTGCGCTGAAGGCCGCGGCGCTGGGCCTTCCGGACAGGTCCGCGGGCCCCGGAAAGCCGTGGCACCTCCTCCTGCTCGCGGCACTCCTGCTGGTCCTGGCCCTCCCGGCTGCAGCACTCGTGGTCCCCGGGTTCGTCGGCCCCGAGCCTCCCGCGCCGGCGCCCGAGGCCCCGCCCTGGCAGCGGGAACCGTCTGCTGTGGCGTCCCCGCAGGGACTGGCTCCGCTGCAATCCACTGCCCCCGTCCCGGACCCCGCCGTTTTGGCGGCGCGGGTGGACCCGCTGTTGCAGGCCGACGGCGGCGGTACTTTTACGGGCATCGTGCAGGATGCGCTCACCGGCCAGGTCCTCTTCGACCGGGGCGGCGCGGACGGCCGGGTTCCGGCGTCGAACATGAAGCTGCTGACCTCCGTGGCCGCCCTGCGCGCCTTGGGCCCGGAGCATACCTTTGCCACGCGGGTGGTGGCGGGGCCGGCCGCCAACCAGGTGGTGCTGGTGGGCGGCGGCGACGTCCTGCTCGGCCCCGGTGAATCGAAGCCGGGCGAGGTGATGGGCCGCGCCGGCCTCACCACCCTCGCGGCCCAAACAGTGGCATCCCTGCAAGCCAATGGTGCAACCGGGGAAATCAAGGTCCTGCTGGATGATTCCCTGTTTACCGGCCCGGCCCTGAACCCGGCCTGGCAGGAGGGCGACGTCGCGGCCGGCGAAGTGGCGCCGGTGTATCCACTGGCCATGAACTCGGCGCGCTACGACCCCGCCGTGACCACGGGTCCGCGCCCGCAGGACGCTGCGCAGTCCGCCGCAGAGGAATTCGCGTCCCGGCTCCGCGCCGCGGGTGCCGCCGCGGGACTGGCCGTGGCGGCCGGCGTCGAGCGTTCACCCGGAGCGGGTTCGACCAAGCCGACTGCCGGAACCGAACGGCCCGAGGTCCTGGCCGAGGTGCAGTCAGCTACGGTGGCCAGCCAGGTGGATCTGCTGCTGCAGGAATCAGACAACTACCTGGCGGAGGTCATGGGCCGGATGGCGTCCATTGCGGACGGCGGTCCGGGCAGCAACGACGGCGCCACGGCGGCTGTCAGCAACCAACTGGCGCAGGCGGGGATTGCCGCCGGCCCCCTGACGCTGGTGGATGTGTGCGGCCTGGCCATGGGCAACCAGGTTTCTGCGGCCCAGTTCGCTGAGGTGGTCCGGGCCATCACCACCGGAACCGACGCCAGGCTCCGGGCGGCCTTGGACGGCTTCCCGGTGGCCGGCCTTACCGGCACCCTTGATTCCCGGTACGGCGACGAATCCACCGTCCAGGGGGCGGGACTGGTCCGGGCCAAGACCGGAACGCTCAACACCGTCCTGGCGCTCAGCGGCTACGTTGTTGACGCGGACGGCCGGCTCCTGGTGTTCTCCTTCATCGGCAACGGCCTGACGCCCGGCGCCGCAGGCAACAAGGTGGCGCTGGACCGGGCGGCCACGGCGCTCGCAGGGTGCGGCTGCCGGTAG